In Streptomyces sp. SID8374, one genomic interval encodes:
- a CDS encoding cobyrinate a,c-diamide synthase, whose protein sequence is MVSTPRLVIAAPASGSGKTTVATGLMAAFAARGLAVSPHKVGPDYIDPGYHSLATGRPGRNLDAYMCGTDLIAPLFAHGSAGCDLAVVEGVMGLYDGASGQGELASTAQVAKLLRAPVVLVVDASSQSRSVAALVHGFASWDPEVRIGGVILNKVASDRHEALLRDALDESGLPVLGVLRRAPQVATPSRHLGLVPVAERQGDAVEAVRAMGERVLAGCDLDALMALARTAPALPDAPWEPAYAPTPGAEKPVVAVAGGAAFTFAYAEHAELLTAAGAEVVVFDPLRDEKLPVGTAGLVIGGGFPEMYAPELSANEPLRRAVTELALSGAPVAAECAGLLYLARELDGKPMCGVLDAEARMSERLTLGYRQAVAVSDSALAVAGTRMRGHEFHRTVLEPGAGATPAWGMHQPERRVEGYVQRGVHASYLHTHWAASPEVAHRFVEHCRVR, encoded by the coding sequence GTGGTGAGTACGCCCCGCCTGGTCATCGCCGCTCCGGCCTCCGGCAGCGGCAAGACCACCGTCGCCACCGGCCTGATGGCCGCCTTCGCCGCGCGCGGGCTCGCCGTCTCGCCGCACAAGGTGGGCCCGGACTACATAGATCCCGGGTACCACTCGCTGGCGACGGGCCGCCCCGGCCGCAACCTCGACGCGTACATGTGCGGGACGGATCTCATCGCCCCGCTCTTCGCGCACGGGTCGGCGGGGTGCGACCTCGCCGTGGTCGAGGGGGTGATGGGGCTGTACGACGGTGCCTCGGGCCAAGGGGAGCTGGCGTCCACCGCACAGGTGGCGAAGCTGCTCAGGGCGCCCGTGGTGCTGGTGGTCGACGCCTCCTCGCAGTCCCGGTCGGTGGCTGCCCTGGTGCACGGGTTCGCCTCCTGGGACCCGGAGGTGCGGATCGGCGGGGTGATCCTGAACAAGGTGGCCTCCGACCGGCACGAGGCGCTGTTGCGGGACGCGCTGGACGAGTCGGGGCTTCCGGTGCTCGGTGTGCTGCGCCGGGCGCCTCAGGTGGCCACGCCCTCGCGCCACCTGGGGCTGGTGCCGGTGGCCGAGCGGCAGGGCGATGCGGTGGAGGCCGTACGGGCCATGGGCGAGCGGGTGCTCGCCGGGTGCGACCTGGACGCGCTGATGGCGCTGGCGCGGACGGCGCCCGCGCTGCCGGACGCGCCGTGGGAACCGGCGTACGCCCCGACGCCCGGAGCTGAGAAGCCCGTCGTCGCCGTGGCCGGCGGTGCGGCGTTCACCTTCGCGTACGCGGAACACGCCGAACTGCTGACGGCGGCCGGTGCGGAGGTCGTGGTCTTCGACCCGCTGCGGGACGAGAAGCTGCCGGTGGGCACAGCGGGGCTCGTCATCGGCGGCGGGTTCCCGGAAATGTACGCCCCCGAGCTGTCGGCCAACGAGCCGCTGCGCCGGGCGGTCACCGAACTGGCCCTGAGCGGCGCCCCGGTGGCGGCCGAGTGTGCGGGGCTGCTCTATCTGGCGCGGGAGCTGGACGGGAAGCCGATGTGCGGGGTGCTGGACGCGGAGGCCCGGATGTCGGAGCGGCTCACGCTCGGGTACCGGCAGGCGGTGGCGGTCTCGGACAGTGCGCTGGCGGTCGCCGGGACCCGGATGCGGGGCCATGAGTTCCACCGGACGGTGCTGGAGCCGGGGGCGGGGGCCACGCCCGCCTGGGGCATGCACCAGCCGGAACGGCGGGTGGAGGGGTACGTCCAGCGGGGCGTGCACGCCAGCTATCTGCACACCCACTGGGCGGCCTCCCCCGAGGTGGCCCACCGGTTCGTGGAGCACTGCCGGGTGCGGTGA
- a CDS encoding ZIP family metal transporter, which produces MAVFVALGAFLMTLAGGWVAQRVTDRRHLVLGFAGGLMLGVVGLDLLPEAMEAAGTPVFGVPAALLLFVGGFLVAHLVEGLLAVRQVAHGASGERVPQVGLTAAAAMVGHSLMDGIALGAAFQVSGAMGVAVALAVISHDFADGFNTYTLTSLYGNARRRALLMLFAAAVAPVVGAATTLLFTLPEELLGGYLGFFGGALLYLAAAEILPEAHHTHPARSTLLCTIGGVGFIWLVVGIAE; this is translated from the coding sequence ATGGCGGTGTTCGTCGCGCTCGGCGCGTTCCTGATGACTCTGGCCGGCGGCTGGGTCGCGCAACGCGTCACGGACCGCCGCCATCTGGTGCTCGGCTTCGCGGGCGGGCTGATGCTCGGCGTGGTCGGCCTGGACCTGCTGCCGGAGGCGATGGAGGCCGCGGGGACCCCGGTGTTCGGGGTGCCCGCCGCCCTGCTGCTCTTCGTCGGCGGCTTCCTGGTGGCCCATCTGGTCGAGGGGCTGCTCGCCGTACGCCAGGTGGCACACGGGGCGAGCGGTGAACGCGTACCGCAGGTGGGGCTCACGGCGGCCGCCGCGATGGTCGGCCACAGCCTGATGGACGGCATCGCGCTCGGCGCCGCCTTCCAGGTCAGCGGAGCCATGGGCGTGGCCGTCGCGCTGGCGGTGATCAGTCATGACTTCGCCGACGGATTCAACACGTACACCCTCACCAGTCTTTACGGGAACGCCCGCCGCAGGGCGCTCCTGATGCTGTTCGCGGCCGCCGTGGCACCGGTCGTGGGCGCCGCGACGACGCTGCTGTTCACCCTTCCGGAGGAACTGCTCGGCGGCTATCTCGGTTTCTTCGGCGGCGCCCTGCTCTACCTGGCCGCCGCGGAGATTCTTCCCGAGGCGCACCACACCCATCCCGCCCGCTCCACCCTTCTCTGCACCATCGGGGGCGTGGGCTTCATCTGGCTGGTGGTCGGCATCGCGGAGTGA
- the cobC gene encoding Rv2231c family pyridoxal phosphate-dependent protein CobC, protein MTTPTPEPGARNLVVGVGARRGAPLGEVYGLIEETLHGAGLRTGDVVEVATVDAKADEPGIVGAAARLGVPVRTYPAAALAAVRVPNPSGAAAGAVGTPSVAEAAALIEADELVVGKSVGKGLATCAVARRIPAVRTPFPVSGEKTSTPLVTEGARPFTMAAMTPPTQNIESAGPDLRHHGDAEVRGENLTDLAVNVRTHTPPEWLRQRIAASLVSLAAYPDGTPAREAVAERHGLPVERVLLTAGAAEAFVLIARALPARCPVVVHPQFTEPEAALRAAGHGVRRVLLREEDGFRLDPAAVPDEADLVVVGNPTNPTSVLHPAALLERLARPGRTLVVDEAFMDVVPGEREALCGRTDIPGLVVLRSLTKTWGLAGLRIGYVLADPETIALLAEAQPLWPVSSPALAAAQACMEPRALVEAAEAADRITVDRAHLLAGLAEFSEVRAVEEARGPFVLVRLERAAEIRERLRLLGFAARRGDTFPGLGPQWLRLAVRDRATTNRFLQALDQAVQALPARTGR, encoded by the coding sequence ATGACGACCCCCACACCCGAGCCCGGCGCGCGGAACCTGGTCGTCGGGGTGGGTGCCCGCCGGGGAGCGCCGCTCGGCGAGGTGTACGGCCTGATCGAGGAGACCCTGCACGGGGCGGGGCTGCGTACCGGCGATGTGGTGGAGGTGGCGACCGTCGACGCGAAGGCGGACGAGCCGGGGATCGTGGGGGCGGCCGCCCGGCTCGGGGTGCCGGTGCGGACGTATCCGGCGGCGGCTCTGGCGGCCGTGCGCGTGCCCAACCCGTCGGGCGCGGCGGCCGGGGCGGTGGGCACGCCGTCGGTCGCGGAGGCGGCGGCGCTGATCGAGGCGGACGAGCTGGTGGTGGGGAAGTCCGTCGGCAAGGGGCTCGCGACCTGTGCGGTGGCACGCCGGATTCCGGCCGTCCGCACGCCATTCCCTGTTTCCGGCGAGAAAACTTCCACCCCACTCGTGACGGAAGGCGCCCGCCCGTTCACCATGGCAGCCATGACACCCCCCACACAGAACATCGAGAGCGCCGGGCCCGACCTGCGGCACCACGGCGACGCGGAGGTGCGCGGCGAGAATCTGACCGATCTCGCCGTGAACGTCCGCACCCACACCCCACCGGAGTGGCTGCGCCAGCGGATAGCCGCGTCCCTGGTCTCGCTGGCCGCCTACCCCGACGGCACCCCGGCCCGGGAGGCGGTCGCCGAGCGGCACGGACTGCCGGTGGAACGCGTCCTGTTGACGGCCGGTGCCGCCGAGGCGTTCGTCCTGATCGCCCGGGCGCTCCCGGCCCGGTGCCCGGTGGTCGTGCATCCCCAGTTCACCGAGCCGGAGGCGGCCCTGCGGGCGGCCGGGCACGGGGTGCGGCGAGTGCTGCTGCGGGAGGAGGACGGCTTCCGGCTGGATCCGGCGGCGGTCCCCGACGAGGCGGACCTGGTGGTGGTCGGCAATCCGACCAACCCGACGTCCGTGCTGCACCCGGCGGCCCTGCTGGAGCGGCTGGCCAGACCGGGGCGGACGCTGGTGGTCGACGAGGCGTTCATGGACGTGGTGCCGGGCGAGCGCGAGGCGCTGTGCGGGCGGACGGACATCCCGGGTCTGGTCGTGCTGCGCAGCCTCACCAAGACGTGGGGGCTGGCCGGGCTGAGGATCGGTTACGTCCTGGCCGACCCGGAGACCATCGCGCTGCTGGCCGAGGCGCAGCCGCTGTGGCCGGTGTCGTCCCCGGCGCTGGCGGCGGCCCAGGCGTGCATGGAGCCGAGGGCGCTGGTGGAGGCGGCCGAGGCGGCGGACCGGATCACCGTGGACCGGGCCCATTTGCTGGCCGGGCTCGCGGAGTTCAGCGAGGTGCGGGCGGTCGAGGAGGCGCGGGGCCCGTTCGTGCTGGTGCGGCTGGAGCGGGCGGCGGAGATCCGGGAGCGGCTGCGGCTGCTGGGTTTCGCGGCCCGGCGCGGCGATACGTTCCCGGGGCTGGGGCCGCAGTGGCTGCGGCTGGCCGTCCGCGACCGGGCGACGACCAACCGCTTCCTCCAGGCCTTGGACCAGGCGGTCCAGGCGCTGCCCGCGCGAACGGGGCGCTGA
- a CDS encoding SCO1860 family LAETG-anchored protein produces MNSNTFRLAALAVATAPVALFVAVPAQAAPATPATGGEGKASAVVLRTGLDVSLLNKSVQVPLKVTLNEVQAPASAEKTALSVNLDGVEGGKPVSILRADVATANATVDEHKAEGYTNLAKARVHVPGLPLLSLIEVEKVTSKALCETGKQPVAESNVLGHVKVLGKKVTLSAGGPTRVVVPGVGEVSLDLSKTETTSRTAAATALQLKVSVNPLNLNVAEVNGEVTLAEATCETPKGPKTPEEPGGSNGGSTGGDTGGSSTGGSGGSTGGGDTGGSSGGDSGGSDGGSTGGDQGDGGSDVKPQTGSDSGKAPTTANLAETGGSSSTPYLAGGAALLLAIGAGATVIARRRSGGSQA; encoded by the coding sequence TTGAACAGCAACACCTTCCGTCTCGCTGCCCTGGCGGTCGCCACCGCTCCCGTCGCCCTGTTTGTCGCCGTCCCCGCGCAGGCAGCCCCGGCGACGCCCGCCACCGGCGGCGAGGGCAAGGCGAGCGCGGTCGTGCTCCGTACCGGACTCGACGTCTCGCTCCTCAACAAGTCCGTCCAGGTGCCCCTCAAGGTCACGCTCAACGAGGTGCAGGCGCCGGCCAGCGCCGAGAAGACCGCGCTCTCGGTGAACCTGGACGGTGTCGAGGGCGGAAAGCCGGTCAGCATCCTGCGCGCCGACGTGGCCACCGCCAACGCCACCGTGGACGAGCACAAGGCCGAGGGCTACACCAACCTGGCCAAGGCCCGGGTCCATGTGCCCGGACTGCCCCTGCTCTCGCTCATCGAGGTCGAGAAGGTGACCTCCAAGGCGCTCTGCGAGACCGGCAAGCAGCCCGTCGCCGAATCGAACGTGCTCGGCCACGTCAAGGTGCTCGGCAAGAAGGTGACGCTCTCCGCGGGCGGCCCGACCCGGGTGGTGGTGCCGGGCGTCGGCGAGGTGAGCCTCGACCTGTCGAAGACCGAGACCACCTCGCGTACGGCCGCAGCGACGGCACTCCAGCTGAAGGTCTCGGTCAACCCGCTCAATCTCAACGTGGCCGAGGTGAACGGCGAGGTCACCCTGGCCGAGGCGACCTGCGAGACCCCGAAGGGGCCCAAGACGCCCGAGGAGCCGGGCGGCAGCAACGGCGGGTCGACGGGGGGCGACACGGGCGGCAGTTCCACGGGCGGCTCCGGCGGTTCCACCGGCGGCGGTGACACCGGCGGCTCCAGCGGCGGTGACTCGGGCGGTTCGGACGGCGGTTCCACCGGCGGTGACCAGGGCGATGGCGGCTCCGATGTGAAGCCGCAGACCGGCTCCGACTCCGGCAAGGCCCCCACCACGGCCAACCTCGCCGAGACCGGCGGCAGCTCCTCCACCCCGTACCTCGCGGGCGGCGCGGCCCTGCTGCTGGCGATCGGCGCGGGCGCCACGGTGATCGCACGGCGGCGGAGCGGCGGCAGCCAGGCCTGA
- a CDS encoding amidohydrolase family protein — protein MLRVKGRVLVGPDEVREELWAVDGRITYERPPGADRAETVTGWALPGLVDAHCHVGLDRHGPVDAATAEKQALTDREAGTLLIRDAGSPSDTRWIDDREDLPKIIRAGRHIARTRRYIRNYAHEIEPGDLVAYVAREARRGDGWVKLVGDWIDRDAGDLTACWPRGEVEAAIAEAHRLGARVTAHCFAEAALRDLVEAGIDCIEHATGLTEETIPLFAERGVAIVPTLVNIATFPDLAAGGEAKFPRWSAHMRQLYERRYDTVRAAYDAGVPVYVGTDAGGSLAHGLVAGEVAELVKAGIPPLEALSATAWGARSWLGRPGLEEGAPADLVVYDEDPRADVRVLGGPRHIVLNGRVIG, from the coding sequence GTGCTGCGGGTGAAGGGTCGGGTCCTCGTCGGCCCGGACGAGGTGCGCGAGGAACTGTGGGCCGTCGACGGGCGGATCACCTACGAGCGGCCGCCGGGCGCGGACCGCGCGGAGACGGTCACGGGCTGGGCGCTGCCCGGCCTCGTCGACGCGCACTGCCATGTGGGCCTGGACCGGCACGGCCCGGTCGACGCGGCGACCGCCGAGAAGCAGGCGCTCACCGACCGGGAGGCCGGGACCCTGCTCATCCGGGACGCCGGATCGCCCTCCGACACCCGCTGGATCGACGACCGCGAGGACCTGCCGAAGATCATCAGGGCCGGCCGCCACATCGCCAGGACCCGCCGCTACATCCGCAACTACGCCCATGAGATCGAGCCCGGCGACCTCGTCGCGTACGTCGCCCGGGAGGCCCGGCGCGGCGACGGCTGGGTCAAGCTGGTGGGGGACTGGATCGACCGGGACGCGGGCGACCTGACCGCCTGCTGGCCGCGCGGCGAGGTCGAGGCGGCCATCGCGGAGGCGCACCGGCTGGGCGCCCGGGTCACCGCGCACTGCTTCGCCGAGGCCGCGCTGCGGGACCTGGTCGAGGCGGGCATCGACTGCATCGAACACGCCACCGGCCTCACCGAGGAGACGATCCCGCTCTTCGCCGAGCGCGGCGTCGCGATCGTCCCGACGCTGGTCAACATCGCCACGTTCCCCGACCTCGCGGCGGGCGGCGAGGCCAAGTTCCCCCGCTGGTCGGCCCATATGCGGCAGCTGTACGAGCGCCGCTACGACACCGTGCGCGCGGCGTACGACGCGGGCGTCCCGGTCTACGTCGGCACCGACGCGGGCGGTTCGCTGGCGCACGGCCTGGTCGCGGGCGAGGTCGCCGAACTGGTGAAGGCGGGCATCCCGCCGCTGGAGGCCCTCTCCGCCACCGCGTGGGGAGCCAGGAGCTGGCTGGGGCGGCCGGGGCTGGAGGAAGGGGCTCCGGCGGATTTGGTCGTGTACGACGAGGACCCGCGCGCGGATGTCCGGGTGCTGGGCGGGCCGCGCCACATCGTGCTGAACGGGCGGGTCATCGGCTGA
- a CDS encoding aminotransferase class V-fold PLP-dependent enzyme, with product MTHPFLDLPPLTAAHFAAIERRVAALLATEQDVVITQGEALLPLEGCIRGGARPGSTALNVVTGPYGQTFGNWLRDCGAQVVDLTVPFHTAVTAAQVAEALAEHPEIGFVSLVHAEAATGNTNPVAEIGEVVRAHGALFMLDAVASVAAEPLLPDAWGVDLCVIGAQKAMGGPAGVSAVSVSGRAWERIAANPAAPRRSYLSLLDWKERWIDAGRKALPHAPAQLEMLGLEACLERIEEDGLDDVMARHAAAAAATRVGAVALGGGLEPYVHEARDAAPVATTLRVPAGTDASALVARALELEHTLPLVAGGGALSKEMIRVNHYGADATRNAVLSSLAALGAALAATGRQVDFEAARRAVTETSPGL from the coding sequence GTGACGCACCCCTTCCTCGACCTCCCCCCGCTGACCGCCGCGCACTTCGCGGCCATCGAGAGGCGGGTGGCCGCGCTCCTCGCCACCGAGCAGGACGTCGTCATCACGCAGGGCGAGGCGCTGCTGCCGCTGGAGGGCTGCATCCGCGGCGGCGCCCGGCCCGGTTCGACCGCGCTGAACGTGGTCACGGGCCCGTACGGGCAGACCTTCGGCAACTGGCTGCGGGACTGCGGCGCCCAGGTCGTCGACCTCACCGTGCCCTTCCACACCGCCGTGACGGCCGCCCAGGTCGCCGAGGCGCTCGCCGAGCACCCGGAGATCGGCTTCGTCTCCCTGGTGCACGCGGAGGCGGCGACCGGCAACACCAACCCGGTCGCGGAGATCGGTGAGGTGGTCCGGGCGCACGGGGCGCTGTTCATGCTGGACGCGGTCGCCTCGGTGGCCGCCGAGCCGCTGCTGCCGGACGCCTGGGGCGTGGACCTGTGCGTGATCGGCGCGCAGAAGGCGATGGGCGGCCCGGCCGGGGTGTCGGCGGTCTCGGTGAGCGGGCGGGCCTGGGAGCGGATCGCCGCCAACCCGGCCGCCCCGCGCCGCTCGTACCTCTCGCTGCTGGACTGGAAGGAGCGCTGGATCGACGCGGGCCGCAAGGCGCTGCCGCACGCTCCGGCGCAGCTGGAGATGCTGGGTCTGGAGGCGTGCCTGGAGCGGATCGAGGAGGACGGCCTGGACGACGTGATGGCCCGCCATGCCGCGGCCGCGGCGGCGACCCGGGTGGGCGCGGTGGCGCTGGGCGGCGGTCTGGAGCCGTACGTCCACGAGGCGCGGGACGCCGCTCCGGTGGCCACGACGCTGCGCGTCCCGGCGGGGACCGACGCCTCGGCGCTGGTCGCGCGGGCACTGGAGCTGGAGCACACGCTGCCGCTCGTCGCGGGCGGCGGGGCGCTCTCCAAGGAGATGATCCGGGTCAATCATTACGGTGCGGATGCGACGCGGAACGCGGTGCTGTCCTCGCTCGCGGCTCTGGGGGCGGCGCTGGCCGCTACGGGCCGGCAGGTCGACTTCGAGGCTGCCCGTCGCGCGGTGACGGAAACCTCTCCGGGCCTCTGA